The stretch of DNA CCAGACCATCGTCAACGCCATCGGCGCATTGATTGGCCAGCACAAGAGGGTGCTCGTCGTGAGCGCCCGTCGCTCGAGCCTGGACGGCATCGCGCATCGTCTGCAGCAGGTCGGTCTGGCCGGCGTCGCCGTGAGTCAGCGTTCACTGCGCCGCGATCTGATCCAGTCGATCACACGGAACGAAAAGGCGACCCAGCCGCAGGTCGGTGACATCGATGACGCGCTCGTGCGCTTGCGCAAGGTGCTGCTGGACTACCGCTCGGCCCTCACCCGCCGGGACTCGACGCTCGGTGTTTCGGTGCTCGACGCGCTCGGCGAACTGGCCCGGTTGGCCCAGCTTCCGTCACCGCCGGCCACGACCGCCCGGCTCGACCGGCATGCGCTCGAACTGCTCGCCCGCGACCGCGGTGCCGCAGCGACCACGCTGATCAAGGCCGCGGCACTCGGGGAATTCCGCTACGGACCCGGCGATTCGCCCTGGTACGGTGCGTCGTTTGTGACCACTGCCGAGGCATCCACCTCGCACGATCTGGCCAAGCGCATCAACCAGCAGGAGCTGCCTCGTCTGCTCGAGCGCGCCCTGCGCCTGGTCGGGCAGACTCGCTTGCGCCCGTTCGAAACCATCACAGAGCTCGGCGTCTATCTGCGCCTGCTGCTCGACATTCGCGAGACCCTCGACAAATTTCAGCCAGCAGTGTACGACCGGCCGCTCACCGAACTGATCGCCGCGACAGCGTCGCGGCGGGATTCGCCCGAGATGGCGGGCGCCAGCCGTCGTCGCCTGCGTAAGCTCGCCGACGAGTATTTGCGACCCGGCGTGCACGTGAGCGATATGCATGAGTGCCTGCGGCGCATCCAGCAGCAGCGCACACTCTGGCAGCGCTACGTTGTGGCCGGCGCGACACCCGAGGTGCCGGTGGGGATTGCCGACGTGCACGTGGCCTATCAACGGGTGGCCGACGACCTGTCAAAGCTTGACGTGCCGCTTGGAATCGCCGGCGGCCCGCGTCAGCTGGCGAACCGTCCGATCAAGGAACTCGTTCACACTATCGCCGGGCTCGCCGCCGAGAGCGAGGTGCTGGCGAATCTGCATGAGCGCACGGCGCTGCTCGCTACCCTGCGCGAAAGCAACCTTGACCCGCTGATGTCCGACCTCTCGCACCGTCATGTCTCTGAGCAGAATGTTGCCGCCGAGCTCGAACTCGCCTGGTGGCAGTCGGTGCTTGAAACGATGCTGGCCGGCGACAAGGCACTGCTGAACGCCAACACGCAGGTCCTTGATCGTCTCGAAGCCGACTTCAAGCTCGTCGATGAAGCGCATGCCTCGGCAACCGGATCGCTCCTCGCCTGGCTGCTGGCCGAAACCTGGAAGATCGGCGTCGTCGATTGGCCCGATGAGGCGAATCAACTGCGCCGGATGCTCCGCGCCGACGCGGTGACGCCCGAGCGTCTGCACCACGAGTCCCCGCACCTCGGACGCGTGCTCGCGCCGGTCTGGTTGGCCTCGCCCTATGAGGTGGCCGGCCTGACCGATTCGATCGGGTTCGATGCCGTCTTGCTCGTCGATGCGGGTGCGACCACCCTCGCCGAGAACGTCGGCGCCATCCGTCGGGGCAAGCAGATCGTGGCGTTCGGCGACCCCGTCACGCAGACGCCCTCCTCATTCACGACGGCGTTGACCGAGAGCCCCGATCTCACGGCGCCCGCGGTCGGCGTCGACTCCAACGTTGATGCGCTGCACGCAGACTCTGCGCTGGCCCGGCTGGGCGAGTTGCTCCCCACGTTGACCCTCACGCGCAGCTACCGTGGCGGCGGCGAAGACCTGGCCGAGCTCGTGAATCACAGGTTCTACGGCGGCCGGATCGACTCCTACCCGTGGGCCGGCAGTTACCTGGGCCACGGCAGCCTCACCCTGAACTATGTGGCAGGCGGTCACGGAATGCCCGACACCGACACGGGCGCCGTCGAAAGTGTCGACGCCGAGGTCAATCAGGTTGTCACTCTCGTGATGGAGCACGCGGTGCAACGCCCGCGTGAATCGCTCATGGTGATCACGGCGAGCGCGCGGCACGCCGTGCGTGTGCACCAGGCCGTGCTGGCGGCGTTCGCGAAGCGCACCGATCTGTCGGACTTCATTCTGAAGGATCGTGCCGAGCCCTTCACGGTGCTCACCCTTGAACAGTCCGTGGCGCAGAGCCGCGACCGGGTCATCTTCTCGATCGGATACGGACGCACTCCGCACGGCCGCATGCTATCGAATTTCGGTTCGCTCGGTGAACCGGGTGGTGAACGTTTGCTGGCCATCGGCATGACCCGGGCGCGCCGCTCGATGGACATCGTCTCGTGCTTCCGACCTTCCGATATCGATGCGGATCGCCAGCGCTATGGCATCCTGGCGCTGGCCCAGGTGCTCAGCGAGACCGAGGCGAACACCAGCGAGGTCGCGGCTCCCGATGCACGGGAGGCACTGCTGGTCGACCTGGCTTCTAGACTCGAGGGCCTCGGCATGCACGTGTCGCTCGGTCACCGCGGCAAGCTCGCTCTCGCCGCCTCGTATGGCGGGCGTGCGGTGGCGATTGAAACGGATGCCGTCGTCGGCCGGTCAAGCCTGCGGGAATCACTGCGGCTGCGCCCTGAGGTGCTGCGCCGGTTGGGCTGGCACTATTTGCGGGTGCACAGTTTCGACCTGTTCACCAATCCCGATGCCGTCGCAGCCCGGATTGCGACGATGATCGGTGTGCAACCGAAATGAGCGGTGACGAGCCGCGGCCCGACGCGCCGGCCGACGTGCAGCATGGAGAAACTGCGCGTCAGCCGATTGTGAAGGCGGCGGGTCGCGCCCGGCGGGCCCGGCTCGAACCGGCACCGAACACCGACCCGAGCCCCGATGTGCCCGTACCGCGCGAGGAGGGCGGCGTCGCATCCGGCGTTCCGGGTGCACCAGCGCCACGCGGCGAAAACGACGATCGCCTGCGGCAGGATCGCCCGCCGCACTGGTAGTAAAAGTCAATTTGTCGTCCCTCGCTCGAGGGACGATAGCATTGACAATCATGACAAAAAACACGCTCGATCAAGCTACAGCACCGCGTCGGGGGCGTCCCCTGGATGCCGCGCTGGCCGAACGTGTTTTCGCTGCCGTCCTCACCCAACTCAGTGCGGTCGGCTACCCGCGGCTCGAGATCGAAACAGTTGCGGCCGATTCCGGATGCTCCAAGACGACGATTTATCGGCGTTGGGGTACCAAGGCGCACCTGGTGGCCGTGGCGATCGCCTCGGAGTTTCCCGGGACGGTCGAAATCGACACCGGCACCATCGTCGACGACTTCATCGAGCACATTGGGACGGGGCCGTCGCTGCTCTCGTTCGGCAGCCTGGCGCCCGTCGCCTGGACGGCGATGCTCGAGCCTGAAGTCTCGGCGTTCCTACGTGACGAGGTTCTGGCGAGTCGTGACGAGGCCGCCGAGCGTTTTATCGGGCGGGCGATCGCACGCGGAGAGCTGCCGGCTGACGTCGATGGACCCGCAATTCTGCATGCGGTGCTCGGCTTTGGGCTGTACACGCGTTACCTGGTCAACTCAGCGGTGAACGCGTCAACACTGCGCCAGATCGTCACGGCGCTGGTCACCTCGCCGCCGACGCTGACGAGGTAACCGGCCCGTGTGAGACACGCCGGGGTGAGACACCGGGGTGAGAAACGCTACAGCGTGTGCTTCGTCTCTTTTGCCGTACCGACAGCGAGCAGGTCGCGAATCTCCGCGAGCAGCTCGAGCTCTGAGGCCGGCGCGGCCTCGTCGACGACACCGGCCCGGCGACGGCGATCCTGGGCTTCCTTCATTCTGTTGATCGGAAGAACGAAGACGAAGTAGACAACAGCAGCGATCAGCACGAAGTTGATGAGCGCTGCCAGCACGAGTCCGAACGACAGCTTGGCGGAACCGACCGAAACGACCATCGCACCGGCGAGGTCGCTGGTGTCGAAGATGGCGGCGATCAACGGGTTGAAGATTCCCGTGACGAGCGCGGTCACCACCGCGGTGAACGCGGCCCCAATGACGACGGCAACCGCAAGATCAATCACGTTGCCGCGCATAATGAATTCTTTGAAGCCCTGGATCATGGCCAATCCTTCCTCTGGAGAGGCGGACCTAGGATGCTGAGGGTGCCGCGCTCTTCGTGGTCGATGCTGAACTACTGCTTGTGACACTAGCGGACGCGGAGCCCTCTTTGGGGGTAGATTTTGCGGCCGATCCGCTTGGCGACCCGGAGGCCGATCCGGTTGCCGATGCCGCGGACTTGGCGCTCAATTTTGCGTCGGAACGAGCGTCGTTCCGGTAGAAGCCGGAGCCGTTGAAGGTCACGCCGATCGACGAGAACACCTTGCGAAGCTTGCCGCCGCACGTGGGGCATTCGGTCAAGGAGTTGTCGGTGAAGGCCTGCTGAATATCGAAGGCGGTGTCGCACGCGGTGCAACGGTAGGAATAGGTGGGCACTGAATCTCCAGCTGGGGGAATCGGCAGGCGGATGCGAGCCGGACAAATGAGACGAGGGAGTGCTCTAAAAAGAGACGATCCTCGTGGGGGTGACCACGCCGTCAACCGGTTGGTCGTGTACTTCGCGCGGGACTTCATCGACGAACTCACTGTCGTACACGACGGCGTAGACCGGAGGGCAGCGCTCCATTGAGCCGAGAGTCTTGTCGAAATAGCCGCGGCCCCAGCCCATGCGCATCCCTGTCGCATCGACGGATGCGGCGGGAACGATGATGAGATCGACGCTGTTGATCGCGATCGGGCCGAGCAATTCGCCGGCCGCCTCAGGCATGCCGGTGATGCCCTCGACCTCTTCGTGCTCTTCACCGACGGTCCAGTCCAGGAGACCGTCTTCGCGAGTGATGGGGAAGAGAATGCGGATGCCCTCAGCTTCGGCCCAGTTGAGGAACGGCCGGGTGTTCGGCTCATTGCGGGCTGAGAGATAGCACGAAATTGACTGTGCAGAGAGGTCGACCACCAGGCTTTGCAGGTTTTCGGTGAAGCCGACGGTTGCCGCATCGCGTGCGACTGAGGTGAGGTTCGAGCGGCGCTCCCGCAATTCCGCGCGGAGCGCCCTCTTTCGGTGACCAATGTCAGAGACCATACCTTTCATCCTAGATGCCGATAACGTAGGGTCCATGGGAATCAGAGTCACGAAAGCCGTCATTCCAGCCGCAGGTCTCGGCACTCGCTTTTTGCCGGCCACCAAAGCGATGCCTAAAGAGATGCTGCCGGTCGTTGACAAACCGGCCATCCAGTACGTCGTCGAAGAGGCGGTGGCCGCGGGATTGCACGATGTGCTGATGATCACCGGGCGCAATAAGAACTCACTGGAAAACCATTTCGACCGCATGACCGAGCTTGAGGCCCTCCTGAAAGAAAAGGGCGACAAAGAACGCCTGGCCAAGGTCAACGCGTCGACGGACCTCGCCGACGTGCACTACGTACGCCAGGGCGACCCGCTGGGACTCGGCCATGCCATTCTGCGGGCCAAGATGCACGTGGGCCGTGAGCCGTTCGCGGTGCTGCTTGGCGACGACATCATCGACGAGCGCGACCCGCTACTCGGACGGATGCTCATGGAGCAGGCCGCGCGCAACACCAGCATTGTGGCGCTCATGGAAGTCGACCCCTCGCAGATTCACCTGTACGGAGCTGCGGCCATCGAACTGACCGGCGACCCCGACGTGGTCAAGGTGACCGGGCTGGTCGAGAAGCCAGCCGCCGCCGATGCGCCGTCGAATCTGGCCATCATCGGCCGGTATGTGTTGCGTCCGGAGGTCTTCGATGTTCTCGAACACACCAAGCCGGGCAAGGGCAACGAAATTCAGCTCACCGATGCCTTGCAGGAAATGGCCGTCACCCCCGAAACCACCGGCGGAGTATACGGCGTCATCTTCCGCGGCCGCCGCTATGACACGGGCGACCGGGTCGACTACATCAAGGCCATCATCCAGCTTGCCGTCGACCGTGAGGATCTGCGCGATCAGCTGCGACCGTGGCTGCGCGATTTCGCGGCACACCTCGACGAGTCGTAATACCGCGCATGGCCATTACTATCCCGACGCTGAGTGAGGGCTCGGTCACGCTGCGTCCGATTCGCGTGCGCGATGCACGTCTGCTCGAAGCCTCGTTGATGGAAAACCGGGGGTGGCTGCGCAAATGGGAGGCGACGAACCCGTACGCGCCCATGTCTTTCGACACGCGGTCGAGCATCCGGAATCTGTTGGCTCACTCCCGCTCCGGCCACGGCCTGCCCTTTCTTGTCGAGTACGACGGCGAGTTGGCGGGGCAACTGAACGTGTCGGGCATCAGCTGGGGTTCGCTCTCCAGCGCCAGTCTCGGATATTGGGTGGGGGAGCGTTTCGCCGGAAGATCGATCACGCCGACCGCTGTGGCACTGGCCACCGACTACTGCTTTTATCAACTCGGCCTGCACCGCATGGAGATCTGCATTCGACCCGAGAACGACGCTTCGTTGCGGGTCGTGCAGAAGCTGGGCTTTCGATATGAGGGCTTGCGGCGCCGCTTCATTCACATCAACGGCGATTGGCGGGACCACTTCTGTTTCGGCCTGACGGCCGAAGAATTGCAGCAGGGTGTGTTGCGGCGTTGGCGAGACGGCCTCGTGCCGCCGTATGCGGCCGCGATTTCGGCCGCTGACCTGGCCGCGGCTGCGCATCCATTGCCTGTAATTGATCGATGACACACCCCGTGTAATCAGAGACATGAGGCCATCTGACTCATAGCGTAGGGACTATGAGCGGTGAGGTACTCGGCGGGGGAGTGATGGTGGCGGTAGCTGCCGCCTTGTGGGTTGCCTATTTCATGCCGACCTGGGCCCGGCGTCGGCAGTATTTCGCGATGGAACGCAACGCGGTTCGTCTGCAGCAGACCCTGCGCATTCTCGCTGAAACGGCGGAGGTGCCCGAGCAGGTGCGACTCGAAGCAAACGCGCGCACGGTGTCGAGTCAGCAGAAGTTGTTGGCTCAGGCCGAGGCGAAAGCCCGGGCAGAATTGAAGATTTCGGCGGATGCAGCGGTGGCGGCTCGCCGCGCGGCCGTTGTGAAGGCAGCGGCGGTGCTCACCCCCGTCACTGCGCAGCGGGCACTGGGAACTCTGCGTCGTCAGCGTGCACTTCGTTCTCTGCTGCTGTTGGTCGGCGTCGTTGCGGTTGTGGCCGGCACCGCAATCGGGTTGGTCGGAGGCTCGTGGTTGCTGCTCGGTTTCGGCGGACTGGCCGCGGCGACGGCGCTCGGCGGCCTGGCGCGTCTGGCGCGTACCGCTCGATTCGCGCGCTCTCGTGCAGCGGTGCGGATTGACGTGGCGGCGGCTCCGACGCGCGTGCACCAGCAGCGTTTTGAACCGGTGCACTTTGACGAGGCGCCGGTCGTCGCCGCAACCTGGACGCCCAAGCCGCTCCCGCGCCCGATGTACCTCACCCGGGGCTCAATCGCCCAGGCGGCAATGGCGTCGGTGGATGCCGGTGCCGAGCTGCGGAAGGCGGCATCCGAGGCCGAATTGTCGCGCCGTGCAGCCGAACGCGAGGCGGCCTATGCGGCCGCCGTCACGCCGATCACTCGGCCGACGACAGCTCGTCCTGCAGCCTCGGCGGCCTCAAGCGCATTCGCGTCGATGGGCATCATCGGCGATACCGAACCGGGCATGTCCAACCTCGATGATGTGTTACGTCGTCGCCGTGCAGCCGGGTAACGAGCCACGGTCTGAACCGTCAGCCGACGTTCCTCCGGAGCGCGGCGGGGATCCCGCGTGTTGGCTGGCGAACGTCTGCCCCGAATGCGGTGCCTATGTCGACGACCCGTCGCTCGGCATCTGTGCGCGCTGTGGCGGAGTATTGCCGACCGACGTGTAAATATCTTCGCCCAGTGCGTGATAATGTTCATAAGCAGTTTGGGGCTATGGCGCAGTTGGTAGCGCGTCTCGTTCGCAATGAGAAGGTCAGGGGTTCGAATCCCCTTAGCTCCACCAATAGCAAAATGCTCGGCACGACGTGTCGGGCATTTTGTCGTTTGAGAGGCAAAGTGATTCACAACCGCATGGAGCACAGGGTTGTAGCCGGTGGGGGGCTGTGCTTGGGGGATGTCCTCGGGCATGGTGGCGCGGTGGCTGCGGCACGGACAAATCAGGGGCCGGCCTATTCGGCCGGCATGCTGATCGCGGCCATCCGGCGGCGCGCGGTGTGCAGTGCCTCAAGATCGGTGGGGAACTCCCCATCCACCTCGTGGGCGTGGCGAATCACCTCGTCACCCATTGCGATAGACAGTCCGACCGTGAGCCGGGCTTCGGTCGCGTGGTCCGCGTCGTCGAGCCGGGCGAGTTCCGGGTGTGCGTCGAGCCACTCGCGAATGACGGTCACCAGGCGCTCCCGACTCTCATTGCTCGCCCATGAGACGGCACTGGTCACACCGGGCTCTCGCACGAATAGTGCGAGCCTTTGCTGAGTAATGGTGTCGTCGGATTGGCCGCGCACAGATGCCACCACGATCAGGTTTGCCGCGACCACGAGGTCCCGGGAATGACTGCTGAGGATCGCCTCTGTGAGGCTGGGATCGTACTCAAGGGCTGTTCCGAAGATGGCTTCGTCGAGTGAGGCGAAATAGTTGAAAAAGGTGCTGCGCGAGACGATGGCTGCGGCGCACACGCGCTCGACCGTTACCGCCCGGACGCCTTCGTCGTAGGCGAGCGAGACCGCCGCGCTTTCCATTGCTCGCCGGGCGGCGAGCATCTTGGTCTCCCGCAGGCCCTGTGCCATGTCCACTTCCTCAACGTTCCCTGTTCGTCACGATTCTCGCTGAAATGATTCACTGTTCGCAACAGTACGCGGTTCAATGTTGACTTGCATCCAATGTTGGACTCAGTCCATACTTGGTGCAACCGCCGATACCAAAAGAGGTACGCCATGCAGCGCCCGTTCCACTCGATCCCCCTCGTGCCACGGAAAGATCGGTCGACGCTGTCGACACGGATGCGCCACGCCGGTGCGATCACTGTCGTGACCGCGCTGGCTCTGGTGGCGAGCCCGTGGGTCGCCAGCGCCGTCGTACCGGCAGCCCACTCTGTCTCCATCGCCGTGAGCATCACTGGCGGCACGGAGGCGGCCGCACTTGCGGGAGTGGACATTCTCGTGCAGCGAGGGCACGGCGACGACACCGTGGTGGCGACAGGCGTCACCGGAGCCGATGGCACGCTCGATCTCGAGATTGCAGGTGAAGGAACCAACTATCGGGCGACTGCACAGTGGCCGGGCGCGCCTGGCGACCTGGAATCAACGGACACTCTCACGGAATTCAGTCTGGGCGGCGGGGAACCGGTTGACATCACTTTCCGGGGCACGTACGGCACGGTATCGGGATCGATCACCGCGACCGCAGAGCGGCGCCCGCTCGCCGATCTCAGCGGCGCGACCGTCGTGATCACGAGCGGCACCTCCGCTGTGCAGCGAGTCGCGGTGGCCCACAACGGTTCGTTCGTGACGGGCGCACTGCCCACGAGCCCGACGAATGACTACGGAATCTCTTTCGTGCCGCCTCCCGGGTATGACCTAGCCGTGCAGCAAATCTCGGAGAACCCGCCCTTCGCGCTACCCAGCGGTGACACGATCCCGGCCAGAGTTGCGATCGAGCGTCTTTTCGTCGTGACGCCGATCGAGACGCCTGAGCCCACGCCTGAGCCGACTGCTGAGCCGACTGCTGAACCGACCCCCGAGCCGACTGCGGGCCCGGCTCCCGTCACGTTCAACGACGCCGACAGCCTCGGAGCTGCGCTCAACGGCAGCACCGAGGCGCAGCTGGCCGCTCTGCTTGACGCAACGGCTCACGCGGGTCACGGGAGCGTCTTGATGAACAACGCGCTGAATCAGCTACTCGGACTCGCGCAACAACCGAACGAGGGTCAGCAGCAGGCGCTGACGGGACTGATACAGCCCATCACTGAACAGTTTCCGACGCTCACAGTCAGCAGTGTTCCGGTCGTGGCACTGGACCTTGATGCGCAGTTGACTTCGATCCAAAAAAACCGGGCAACAGCGTCGAGCGAAGCGCTTGCCGAATCAATTGCTCGGGTGCAAGCCACCAACACACGCATCTCACAGTTGAACGCCGCACTCTCGGCTGTCGCTGCCTATCGTGCGTCGCCCACCGAGGAGACGTTTACGGAGGCCACGCGCGCTGTGCGGCTGGCCCAGGTCGACCACGACTTCCTCAACGCTTCGGCAGCCAGCGGCACCACGGCGGCGCCGGGACTTGCCCAGCACCTCCGAGAGTTGATCGACTCGCTTGTCCACAGGCAGCAGATGGACATGCTCCGTCTGCAGAGCCTGACCAATCAACGCAACGAGACATTCGACGCCATGGCTGACGTTATTCAGAGGATGCAGGACTCCCGGTCGGGCATTGTCGGCAACATGCGCTCCACACCGGTCGCACTTGGCACGGTGCAGTGGGATGGCGGCACGGTGACTGGCGCGCTCGATCTGACGGGAGTGCCGAACGGTGACCATCACCTGATCCTCAATTTTGCCGACGTCGGCGTCACCGTCGTTGCAAACGTCACTGTCGCTGACGCTGCGAACGGGACGGCCGGGAACGAGGAACTCGCCGCGACCGGCATACAGACAACGCCCTCAACGGGAGTGAGCATTGCCCTGCTGGTACTCGGGTTCGCGGCCATAATTGCGGCGCGACTGACGCGACGTCGTGACGTGTCCGGAACTCGCGGCTGACGCGCAGGAAGACTCACGAAGGGGGGAATCAGGTCATTCGACCCTGCTTTCGTCCATGAGCGTTGCGACGCGAGAGCAACGTTCGTCAGTGAACTCTCGATCCGTGCTGTCGTGGCGACAGGTGCCTGCTGCGGGGGCGCGCCCGCGCCTCACGTGCGACTGGGTTTGATAGCCTGACTTTTCTGACCACAACAGTGAAACGGACCTCAATGATGAGTGCTCAAGACCTGAACGCCGGTGGCCGTGAGGTTCCCACAATTGACATCGACAGGGATCCGGCGCTCGTCGCGCGAGACTTCGATGACACGCTGCGCGAAGTCGGTTTCTTCCAAATCGTCAACCATGGCGTCGATGACGCAATCGCCGACGACTGTTGGAACCAGGCCCGCGAGTTCTTCGACCTCTCGATCGAGCAGAAGCGTGAAGTCGAGCGTCCGCCCGGAGGTCATTTCGGCTATTTCCCACTGAAAGCTGAGTCCCTCGCGCAGTCGATGGGCATGGACTCGCCGGGCGACCTTAAAGAATCCTTCAACATCGGCGCGATCGTGCCGTTCACGCACACTCCGATCGACGAGGAGGAGGCGCGACAATTCGCGCCCAACCAGTGGCCGAGCGCGCTGCCCGGGATGCGGCCTGCGTGGGAGGCCTACTACGGTTCGATGTTGACCCTGTCGAACAGGTTGATGTCGATCTTCGCGCGTGCACTGGATCTGCCCGCTGAGTTCTTTGCCCACTCCATCGATCGCAGCCCGAGTGCGCTACGCGCCATCAACTATCCCGAGCAGCAGCTCCCGATTGAAGAGGGGCAGCTTCGCGCCGGGGCTCATACCGACTACGGCACCCTCACGATCCTGCGCCAGGAACTCGGCCGGGGTGGCCTGCAAGTGCGCGACGAACCCAGGTCGAGCTGGGTCGATATCCCTCCGATCGACGGCGGCTACGTCATCAACATCGGTGATCTCATGGCTCGATGGACCAACGACCGGTGGACATCGACCGTGCACCGCGTCGTGAATCCGGATGCCGGTTCCGCGGTTTCGACGCGTCGGCAGAGCATGCCGTTCTTCCACAATGCCAATTATCAAGCGCTCATCGAATGTCTGCCGTCATGTGTGGCGGCGGGAGAATCGCCCCGATATGAGCCCGTCGTCGCGGGGCCGCACCTGGCCGGCAAATCGATGAAGGCGAATGTGGCTGGCTGAGTGCGATGTCGGTGGCCACGTCTAGCATCAGTGCCATGGCGCTTCCGAAACCCATTCGCTTTGATCTCGACACCTGGCTGTGCATGCGGACCGATCCGGCGCTGCCCAAAGCGGTGATTCAGCGTGTGCACGGCACCGACGGGAGCGATCGGTATCTGCTCTTCAAATGGGACCTCGACCCGAAGAAGCGCGTGCTGATGGGGGTGCACGAGTCGCTCGACAAGGCAAACGACC from Leifsonia psychrotolerans encodes:
- a CDS encoding FmdB family zinc ribbon protein, translated to MPTYSYRCTACDTAFDIQQAFTDNSLTECPTCGGKLRKVFSSIGVTFNGSGFYRNDARSDAKLSAKSAASATGSASGSPSGSAAKSTPKEGSASASVTSSSSASTTKSAAPSAS
- a CDS encoding isopenicillin N synthase family dioxygenase encodes the protein MMSAQDLNAGGREVPTIDIDRDPALVARDFDDTLREVGFFQIVNHGVDDAIADDCWNQAREFFDLSIEQKREVERPPGGHFGYFPLKAESLAQSMGMDSPGDLKESFNIGAIVPFTHTPIDEEEARQFAPNQWPSALPGMRPAWEAYYGSMLTLSNRLMSIFARALDLPAEFFAHSIDRSPSALRAINYPEQQLPIEEGQLRAGAHTDYGTLTILRQELGRGGLQVRDEPRSSWVDIPPIDGGYVINIGDLMARWTNDRWTSTVHRVVNPDAGSAVSTRRQSMPFFHNANYQALIECLPSCVAAGESPRYEPVVAGPHLAGKSMKANVAG
- the galU gene encoding UTP--glucose-1-phosphate uridylyltransferase GalU → MGIRVTKAVIPAAGLGTRFLPATKAMPKEMLPVVDKPAIQYVVEEAVAAGLHDVLMITGRNKNSLENHFDRMTELEALLKEKGDKERLAKVNASTDLADVHYVRQGDPLGLGHAILRAKMHVGREPFAVLLGDDIIDERDPLLGRMLMEQAARNTSIVALMEVDPSQIHLYGAAAIELTGDPDVVKVTGLVEKPAAADAPSNLAIIGRYVLRPEVFDVLEHTKPGKGNEIQLTDALQEMAVTPETTGGVYGVIFRGRRYDTGDRVDYIKAIIQLAVDREDLRDQLRPWLRDFAAHLDES
- a CDS encoding TetR-like C-terminal domain-containing protein: MTKNTLDQATAPRRGRPLDAALAERVFAAVLTQLSAVGYPRLEIETVAADSGCSKTTIYRRWGTKAHLVAVAIASEFPGTVEIDTGTIVDDFIEHIGTGPSLLSFGSLAPVAWTAMLEPEVSAFLRDEVLASRDEAAERFIGRAIARGELPADVDGPAILHAVLGFGLYTRYLVNSAVNASTLRQIVTALVTSPPTLTR
- a CDS encoding GNAT family N-acetyltransferase: MAITIPTLSEGSVTLRPIRVRDARLLEASLMENRGWLRKWEATNPYAPMSFDTRSSIRNLLAHSRSGHGLPFLVEYDGELAGQLNVSGISWGSLSSASLGYWVGERFAGRSITPTAVALATDYCFYQLGLHRMEICIRPENDASLRVVQKLGFRYEGLRRRFIHINGDWRDHFCFGLTAEELQQGVLRRWRDGLVPPYAAAISAADLAAAAHPLPVIDR
- the mscL gene encoding large conductance mechanosensitive channel protein MscL, which produces MIQGFKEFIMRGNVIDLAVAVVIGAAFTAVVTALVTGIFNPLIAAIFDTSDLAGAMVVSVGSAKLSFGLVLAALINFVLIAAVVYFVFVLPINRMKEAQDRRRRAGVVDEAAPASELELLAEIRDLLAVGTAKETKHTL
- a CDS encoding TetR/AcrR family transcriptional regulator, yielding MAQGLRETKMLAARRAMESAAVSLAYDEGVRAVTVERVCAAAIVSRSTFFNYFASLDEAIFGTALEYDPSLTEAILSSHSRDLVVAANLIVVASVRGQSDDTITQQRLALFVREPGVTSAVSWASNESRERLVTVIREWLDAHPELARLDDADHATEARLTVGLSIAMGDEVIRHAHEVDGEFPTDLEALHTARRRMAAISMPAE
- a CDS encoding AAA family ATPase; translated protein: MTSPHAVSLGDPTLLAGNIAEPVWQRWRDELAQVGGRSPLLHFSDGPRTRIELSASHPGGLPQFIIGKTTLLSNLIRDELALRNARLAAGEITQKGIELRSMRGIESVHLAIGLAEWRHGEVDYSAPVLLRPMAIRRYGRDFELKLNGAPFLNPELARALHDQFQITLDADAFVALAVTNGAFKPQPVIDRLRGLTSHLPWFNVVPRLVVSSFADVGRALAADAADLDHPLLDAIAGNPQARRLIEAAYQPVTPVGQDARPPSTDTLLLDADTEQENVVNQIAAGNSLVVKTLPGTGGTQTIVNAIGALIGQHKRVLVVSARRSSLDGIAHRLQQVGLAGVAVSQRSLRRDLIQSITRNEKATQPQVGDIDDALVRLRKVLLDYRSALTRRDSTLGVSVLDALGELARLAQLPSPPATTARLDRHALELLARDRGAAATTLIKAAALGEFRYGPGDSPWYGASFVTTAEASTSHDLAKRINQQELPRLLERALRLVGQTRLRPFETITELGVYLRLLLDIRETLDKFQPAVYDRPLTELIAATASRRDSPEMAGASRRRLRKLADEYLRPGVHVSDMHECLRRIQQQRTLWQRYVVAGATPEVPVGIADVHVAYQRVADDLSKLDVPLGIAGGPRQLANRPIKELVHTIAGLAAESEVLANLHERTALLATLRESNLDPLMSDLSHRHVSEQNVAAELELAWWQSVLETMLAGDKALLNANTQVLDRLEADFKLVDEAHASATGSLLAWLLAETWKIGVVDWPDEANQLRRMLRADAVTPERLHHESPHLGRVLAPVWLASPYEVAGLTDSIGFDAVLLVDAGATTLAENVGAIRRGKQIVAFGDPVTQTPSSFTTALTESPDLTAPAVGVDSNVDALHADSALARLGELLPTLTLTRSYRGGGEDLAELVNHRFYGGRIDSYPWAGSYLGHGSLTLNYVAGGHGMPDTDTGAVESVDAEVNQVVTLVMEHAVQRPRESLMVITASARHAVRVHQAVLAAFAKRTDLSDFILKDRAEPFTVLTLEQSVAQSRDRVIFSIGYGRTPHGRMLSNFGSLGEPGGERLLAIGMTRARRSMDIVSCFRPSDIDADRQRYGILALAQVLSETEANTSEVAAPDAREALLVDLASRLEGLGMHVSLGHRGKLALAASYGGRAVAIETDAVVGRSSLRESLRLRPEVLRRLGWHYLRVHSFDLFTNPDAVAARIATMIGVQPK
- a CDS encoding 5-formyltetrahydrofolate cyclo-ligase: MVSDIGHRKRALRAELRERRSNLTSVARDAATVGFTENLQSLVVDLSAQSISCYLSARNEPNTRPFLNWAEAEGIRILFPITREDGLLDWTVGEEHEEVEGITGMPEAAGELLGPIAINSVDLIIVPAASVDATGMRMGWGRGYFDKTLGSMERCPPVYAVVYDSEFVDEVPREVHDQPVDGVVTPTRIVSF